One part of the Brevundimonas sp. NIBR11 genome encodes these proteins:
- the pstC gene encoding phosphate ABC transporter permease subunit PstC, with product MIWLVLPLIAVLAVLAYLAGRGAAQRRAAALAGGEKAHSRPQQHGYYALIWVAVPALVVTIIAGVFSGPVAHNLLAADAPQIVQDLEPFRREAFFNDARLTGEGQRAFQVWHGELGEVLNAEAARSHRVHQTLTWGGVLAAILAAAMGGLFAFSQIRPSLRARNRVEGWIGGLLFACSAVAILTTVGIVFSLLWDSLRFFQAVPVTDFLFGTQWSPQIAIRADQVGSSGAFGAVPLFAGTFLIMLIAMVVAAPVGLFSAIYLSEYASAVSRGVVKPVLEILAGVPTVVYGFFAALTVGPAFREFFNGIGAMLVGGPLDGMGQYLLLVQNQMALVAGAVMGIMLIPFVSSLSDDIINAVPQSLRDGSYAMGATKSETVKRVLLPAALPGIAGALLLAMSRAIGETMIVTMAAGLAANLTLNPLDTVTTVTVQIVTLLTGDQEFDSPKTLAAFGLGLTLFLVTLLLNIVAQRIVQTYREQYD from the coding sequence ATGATCTGGCTAGTCCTTCCATTGATCGCGGTGCTGGCCGTGCTCGCCTATCTGGCCGGGCGCGGGGCGGCGCAACGCCGCGCCGCAGCCCTCGCTGGCGGTGAGAAGGCTCACTCGCGCCCGCAGCAGCATGGCTACTACGCCCTGATCTGGGTCGCCGTTCCAGCACTGGTGGTCACCATCATCGCCGGGGTCTTTTCCGGCCCAGTGGCGCACAACCTTCTCGCCGCCGACGCGCCGCAGATCGTCCAGGACCTCGAGCCCTTCCGCCGCGAGGCTTTCTTCAACGATGCCCGCCTGACCGGCGAGGGCCAGCGCGCCTTCCAGGTCTGGCACGGCGAACTGGGCGAGGTCCTGAACGCCGAGGCCGCGCGGTCGCACCGCGTGCACCAGACCCTGACCTGGGGCGGCGTTCTGGCCGCGATCCTGGCGGCGGCCATGGGCGGTCTGTTCGCCTTCAGCCAGATTCGTCCGAGCCTGCGCGCCCGCAACCGGGTCGAGGGCTGGATCGGCGGACTGCTGTTCGCCTGTTCGGCGGTGGCCATCCTGACGACCGTCGGCATCGTCTTCTCACTGTTGTGGGACAGTCTTCGTTTCTTCCAAGCCGTGCCGGTCACCGACTTCCTGTTCGGGACGCAGTGGAGCCCCCAGATCGCCATTCGCGCCGATCAGGTCGGGTCGTCGGGCGCGTTCGGGGCCGTGCCCCTGTTCGCCGGCACCTTCCTGATCATGCTGATCGCCATGGTGGTGGCCGCGCCGGTCGGCCTGTTCTCGGCCATCTATCTGTCGGAGTACGCCAGCGCGGTGTCGCGCGGCGTCGTCAAGCCGGTGCTGGAGATCCTTGCCGGCGTCCCGACCGTGGTCTACGGCTTCTTCGCCGCACTCACGGTGGGCCCGGCCTTCCGCGAGTTCTTCAACGGCATCGGCGCCATGCTGGTCGGCGGACCGCTGGACGGCATGGGCCAGTACCTGCTGCTGGTCCAGAACCAGATGGCCCTGGTGGCCGGCGCCGTGATGGGCATCATGCTGATCCCGTTCGTCAGCTCCCTATCCGACGACATCATCAACGCCGTGCCCCAGTCGTTGCGGGACGGTTCCTACGCCATGGGCGCGACCAAGTCCGAGACGGTGAAACGGGTGCTTCTGCCCGCCGCCCTGCCGGGCATCGCCGGCGCCCTTCTGCTGGCCATGTCGCGGGCCATCGGCGAGACCATGATCGTCACCATGGCCGCGGGTCTGGCCGCCAACCTGACCCTAAACCCGCTCGACACCGTGACCACGGTCACCGTCCAGATCGTCACCCTGCTGACGGGCGACCAGGAGTTCGACAGCCCGAAGACGCTCGCCGCCTTTGGTCTGGGCCTGACCCTGTTCCTGGTGACGCTGCTGCTCAACATCGTCGCCCAGCGGATCGTTCAGACCTATCGTGAACAGTATGACTGA
- a CDS encoding ATP-binding protein, producing the protein MPFDESPSPVAPLASSRLWTNGATGGVAVIIMLVLASARPDAAPWLLAGAAVIGFMTLMGLRSRRRIEDPTSAVVARAGPTAPEDASLLDSVFEALDDPVLIVSGGEADDIAGRRIVLANRAARDLLRIQREGALLVSAMRDPNVLEAVDEALFGGVSRTSDYNAAGARTRHWKAWVRPLPSPGGASMAILGLRDETDVRRMEMMRVDFLANASHELRTPLASLSGFIETLKGHAKDDPKARDKFLDIMAAQADRMGRLVADLLSLSRIELNEHIPPSGKVDLPRAASDVVDAVSVLSQEKGVTVVLTAQPGEAKIIGDRDEIVQVIQNLTDNAIKYSPVGGTVDLEIRHGLDVEAAAGARMPGATRLSLLTPDREAGARYVLITVRDHGPGMAREHLPRLTERFYRVEGQKSGGERPGTGLGLAIVKHIVNRHRGGLMVESAPGEGSLFSVYLPLATGSANPAEAA; encoded by the coding sequence ATGCCGTTCGACGAATCTCCGTCTCCCGTCGCTCCGCTGGCCTCTTCCCGACTCTGGACCAACGGCGCCACCGGCGGCGTAGCCGTCATCATCATGCTGGTTCTGGCTTCGGCTCGCCCCGACGCCGCGCCCTGGCTATTGGCCGGGGCGGCGGTCATCGGCTTCATGACCCTGATGGGGCTGCGAAGTCGGCGAAGGATCGAGGACCCGACGTCCGCCGTGGTCGCCCGCGCCGGCCCGACCGCGCCGGAAGACGCCAGCCTTCTGGACAGCGTGTTCGAGGCGTTGGACGACCCGGTCCTGATCGTCAGCGGCGGCGAGGCCGACGACATCGCCGGCCGTCGCATCGTCCTGGCCAACCGTGCGGCCCGCGACCTGCTGCGCATCCAGAGGGAAGGGGCCCTGCTGGTCTCGGCCATGCGCGATCCGAACGTGCTGGAAGCGGTGGACGAAGCCCTGTTCGGCGGCGTCAGCCGGACCAGCGACTACAACGCCGCCGGGGCCCGCACCCGGCACTGGAAAGCCTGGGTCCGACCTCTGCCGTCGCCGGGTGGGGCTTCGATGGCGATCCTGGGCCTTCGCGATGAGACCGATGTGCGCCGCATGGAGATGATGCGCGTCGACTTCCTGGCCAACGCCAGCCATGAGCTACGCACCCCTCTGGCCTCGCTCAGCGGCTTCATCGAGACCTTGAAGGGTCACGCCAAGGACGACCCGAAGGCGCGCGACAAATTCCTCGACATCATGGCCGCCCAGGCCGACCGGATGGGGCGTCTCGTCGCCGACCTGCTTTCATTGAGCCGGATCGAGCTGAATGAGCACATCCCACCGTCGGGCAAGGTCGATCTGCCACGCGCGGCCTCCGATGTCGTCGATGCGGTCAGCGTACTGTCCCAAGAGAAGGGCGTCACTGTCGTCCTGACCGCCCAGCCGGGGGAGGCGAAGATCATCGGCGACCGCGACGAGATCGTTCAGGTGATCCAGAACCTGACGGACAATGCGATCAAATACTCGCCTGTGGGCGGGACCGTCGATTTGGAGATCCGCCACGGGCTGGATGTCGAGGCGGCGGCCGGCGCGCGCATGCCGGGGGCGACGCGCCTGTCGCTGCTGACGCCCGACCGCGAGGCTGGGGCCCGTTATGTCTTGATCACGGTGCGCGACCATGGGCCGGGCATGGCGCGCGAGCATCTGCCGCGTCTCACAGAGCGATTTTATCGCGTCGAGGGCCAGAAGAGCGGTGGCGAACGCCCAGGCACCGGTCTGGGCTTGGCCATCGTCAAACACATCGTCAACCGTCACAGGGGCGGCCTGATGGTCGAGAGCGCGCCCGGAGAAGGCTCGCTGTTCAGCGTCTATCTGCCGCTGGCCACCGGTTCTGCGAACCCGGCGGAGGCCGCCTGA
- a CDS encoding ATP-binding protein, which translates to MPFKVMSNTEEDTRLNWILNCLVVQHDWRLTLLAAAVCVVGLATCITLIGMARHSPARMRTVYGAAAGVVGGLAVWATHFLAMLGYRSGALIKYAVGETLLSLGIVVVGLVLGVGVALIGGSRLTRSLVAAMAATSVAAMHFVGMAAMRIEGGVIAWNLTGAATAVGLSLLLALCTAVWVKRDGWWRIPANTTFAVLSVVTLHFGSMAAMAIAPDPSSVLSASLISESGLLLWVVGGATLVVLVASVVTGLGVWGRTSALSHLREAIDTMPDGLGFYDAEDRLLIWNARYAEVNPEVAPALAVGVRFRDMLKLGLDQGLYADAIGREEDWLAERMAARRHLSNTMEQHIVGDRWLRVQDRRTSNGGIVTVVNDITDLKRDAVSLAEARDAAEAANRAKSEFLANMSHEIRTPLNGVIGLTQALARTPLDADQREMLDLIQSSGHTLQTLLSDILDLARVESGRLEIADEIFDLARAVSDAAQLYREPAAAKGLQFFVEIEPEASVWARGDVVRVKQILTNLVSNAVKFTTTGFVSLTACVGKDRHGAPIMRFTVEDTGVGFDAAAKARLFTRFEQADGTITRRFGGTGLGLAICRQLADMMGGELDCESEPGGGSAFILTLPLVVAEAPTAAAPVAGEAHDPLDQRLRVLVADDHPTNRKVVELILSQAPVDLVQAENGAEALEACRAQSFDMILMDMQMPVMDGLTAVREIRLNELAMGRTRAPIVMLTANALPDHVAQARAAGADRHLAKPFDAAELLAVVAELGGENQQKAAAA; encoded by the coding sequence ATGCCGTTCAAGGTGATGTCGAATACCGAGGAAGACACGCGTTTGAACTGGATCCTGAACTGCCTGGTGGTCCAGCACGACTGGCGCCTCACGCTTCTTGCGGCGGCCGTCTGCGTGGTCGGGCTGGCCACCTGCATCACATTGATCGGCATGGCCCGACATAGCCCTGCACGCATGCGTACGGTTTATGGCGCCGCTGCCGGAGTCGTCGGCGGTCTCGCGGTTTGGGCCACCCATTTCCTAGCCATGCTCGGCTACCGGTCGGGCGCCCTGATCAAGTACGCGGTCGGCGAAACTCTGCTGTCGTTGGGGATTGTGGTCGTCGGCTTGGTGCTGGGCGTCGGCGTGGCCCTGATTGGGGGATCGCGCCTGACGCGCAGCCTCGTGGCCGCCATGGCGGCGACGAGTGTGGCCGCGATGCATTTCGTCGGCATGGCGGCCATGCGGATCGAGGGCGGCGTGATCGCCTGGAATCTGACGGGCGCGGCGACAGCGGTGGGCCTGAGCCTGCTGCTCGCCCTTTGCACCGCCGTCTGGGTCAAGCGCGACGGCTGGTGGCGCATCCCCGCCAATACGACGTTCGCGGTCCTCAGCGTCGTCACCCTGCACTTCGGCAGCATGGCCGCGATGGCGATAGCGCCCGATCCTTCGTCGGTCCTGTCGGCCAGCCTGATTTCCGAATCCGGCCTGCTGCTGTGGGTTGTCGGCGGAGCCACCCTGGTGGTCCTGGTCGCCTCCGTCGTGACGGGTCTGGGGGTGTGGGGACGGACGTCGGCGCTCAGCCATCTGCGCGAGGCCATCGACACCATGCCGGACGGTCTGGGTTTCTATGACGCCGAAGACCGGCTGCTGATCTGGAACGCCCGCTATGCCGAGGTGAACCCCGAAGTGGCTCCCGCCTTGGCGGTGGGCGTGCGCTTCCGCGACATGCTGAAGCTAGGTCTCGATCAAGGCCTTTATGCCGATGCGATCGGTCGTGAGGAGGACTGGCTCGCCGAGCGGATGGCTGCGCGTCGCCACCTGTCCAACACGATGGAGCAGCATATCGTCGGCGACCGCTGGCTGCGCGTGCAGGACCGTCGCACGTCAAATGGCGGCATCGTCACGGTCGTCAACGATATCACGGACTTGAAGCGCGATGCTGTCTCACTGGCTGAAGCGCGGGACGCTGCGGAAGCCGCGAACCGGGCGAAGTCCGAGTTTCTGGCGAACATGAGCCACGAGATCCGGACGCCGCTGAACGGGGTCATCGGCTTGACCCAGGCCCTGGCGCGTACGCCGCTAGACGCCGATCAGCGCGAGATGCTGGACCTGATCCAGTCGTCAGGGCACACGCTCCAGACCCTCCTCAGCGATATTCTGGACCTGGCGCGCGTCGAATCCGGCCGGCTGGAGATCGCCGACGAAATTTTCGACCTGGCCCGTGCGGTCAGCGATGCGGCCCAGTTGTATCGCGAACCGGCCGCGGCCAAGGGGCTGCAGTTCTTTGTCGAAATCGAGCCCGAGGCGTCCGTATGGGCGCGCGGCGACGTGGTGCGCGTCAAGCAGATCCTGACCAATCTGGTCTCCAACGCCGTCAAGTTCACGACCACCGGCTTCGTCAGTCTGACGGCCTGCGTCGGCAAGGATCGTCACGGCGCGCCGATCATGCGTTTCACCGTCGAGGACACGGGCGTGGGCTTCGACGCCGCTGCCAAGGCGCGGCTGTTCACCCGCTTCGAACAGGCCGACGGCACCATCACGCGTCGTTTCGGCGGCACCGGCCTGGGCCTCGCCATCTGCCGTCAGCTGGCGGACATGATGGGCGGCGAGCTGGATTGCGAGAGCGAGCCCGGCGGCGGCTCGGCTTTCATCCTGACCCTGCCTCTCGTCGTGGCCGAAGCCCCGACCGCCGCGGCGCCCGTTGCTGGGGAGGCTCACGATCCGTTGGATCAACGCCTGCGCGTGCTGGTGGCCGACGATCATCCGACCAATCGCAAGGTGGTCGAGCTGATCCTGTCGCAAGCGCCCGTCGACCTGGTTCAGGCCGAGAACGGCGCCGAGGCGCTGGAAGCCTGCCGGGCCCAAAGCTTCGACATGATCCTGATGGACATGCAGATGCCGGTCATGGACGGGCTGACGGCGGTGCGGGAAATCCGCCTGAACGAGTTGGCCATGGGTCGAACCCGCGCGCCGATCGTCATGCTTACGGCCAACGCCCTGCCCGACCACGTCGCCCAGGCCCGGGCCGCCGGCGCGGACCGCCACCTGGCCAAACCGTTCGACGCGGCGGAGTTGCTGGCGGTGGTCGCCGAGCTCGGCGGTGAGAATCAGCAAAAGGCCGCAGCGGCGTGA
- the aceA gene encoding isocitrate lyase, whose amino-acid sequence MTTFADLVPSPAGRFDGIERPYTPEDVLRLRGSVPVTHTLAERGANRLWELLHTEPFINALGAVTGNQAMQMVRAGLKAIYLSGWQVAADANTAGAMYPDQSLYPANAAPELCRRINRTLQRADQIEHAEGGAKRDWYAPIVADAEAGFGGPLNSFEIMKAFIEAGAAGVHFEDQLASEKKCGHLGGKVLIPTQAHERNLIAARLAADVMGTPTVTVARTDAESAQLITSDIDERDQPFIDRDNRTPEGFFRLKPGTGLDHCIARGLSYANIADLLWWETSHPDLDDAKKFAEAIQKEHPGKLMAYNCSPSFNWEAKLDKETIAKFQRELGAMGYKFQFVTLAGFHALNNSMFELADGYRDRGMAAYSELQQREFSNEAIGYTATRHQREVGTGYFDQVATVISNGQSSTTAMKESTETAQFVAAE is encoded by the coding sequence ATGACCACCTTCGCCGATCTCGTCCCTTCGCCCGCAGGCCGCTTCGACGGCATCGAGCGTCCGTACACGCCGGAGGACGTCCTGCGTCTGCGCGGTTCGGTGCCGGTCACCCACACCCTGGCCGAGCGCGGCGCGAACCGTCTTTGGGAGTTGCTGCACACCGAGCCCTTCATCAATGCGCTGGGGGCCGTCACCGGCAACCAGGCCATGCAGATGGTCCGCGCGGGCCTGAAGGCCATCTATCTGTCGGGCTGGCAGGTGGCCGCTGACGCCAACACGGCCGGCGCCATGTACCCGGACCAGTCGCTATACCCGGCCAACGCCGCGCCGGAGCTGTGCCGCCGCATCAACCGCACCCTGCAGCGCGCCGACCAGATCGAGCATGCCGAGGGCGGCGCCAAGCGCGACTGGTACGCCCCCATCGTCGCCGACGCCGAGGCCGGTTTCGGCGGGCCGCTGAACTCGTTCGAGATCATGAAGGCCTTCATCGAGGCGGGCGCTGCGGGCGTCCACTTCGAGGACCAGCTGGCGTCGGAGAAGAAGTGCGGCCACCTGGGCGGCAAGGTCCTGATCCCGACGCAAGCCCACGAAAGAAACCTGATCGCCGCCCGTCTGGCCGCCGACGTCATGGGCACCCCGACCGTCACGGTCGCCCGCACCGACGCCGAGAGCGCGCAGCTGATCACCTCCGACATCGACGAGCGGGACCAGCCCTTCATCGACCGCGACAACCGGACGCCGGAAGGCTTCTTCCGCCTGAAGCCGGGAACGGGTCTGGACCACTGCATCGCGCGCGGCCTGTCCTATGCGAACATCGCCGACCTCTTGTGGTGGGAGACCTCGCATCCCGACCTGGACGACGCCAAGAAGTTCGCCGAGGCGATCCAGAAGGAGCACCCCGGCAAGCTGATGGCCTACAACTGCTCGCCCTCGTTCAACTGGGAAGCCAAGCTGGACAAGGAGACCATCGCCAAGTTTCAGCGCGAGCTCGGGGCCATGGGCTACAAGTTCCAGTTCGTGACCCTGGCTGGCTTCCACGCGCTGAACAACTCGATGTTCGAGCTGGCGGACGGCTATCGCGACCGCGGCATGGCGGCCTACTCGGAGCTGCAACAGCGCGAGTTCTCGAACGAGGCCATCGGCTACACCGCCACGCGCCACCAGCGCGAGGTCGGCACCGGCTATTTCGACCAGGTCGCCACCGTCATTTCCAACGGGCAGTCCTCGACGACCGCCATGAAGGAATCCACCGAAACCGCGCAGTTCGTCGCAGCCGAATAA
- a CDS encoding helix-turn-helix transcriptional regulator, with protein MEGLVDRKLFLGARLKRLRRDRGLTQTAMAGDLGVSPSYLNHIERNQRPVSAQLLLRLADAYDVDLRQLGKAGPAGEAELAEALADPLFQGLNVPRHELLQLTDEAPAAAEALLRLYRAFAKQRDRSRAALIDGGDTTDGPSPADWVRDHIQSRANHFPELDALGEALHAALDPNQTGDGFEALARARLQSRHNLQVRVMPAEVMVEWTRRFDPHRRRLLLSETLDSSSRAFAVAYQLALAEHEAELSALTDAARAPDETTRALMKVALTNTLAAAILMPYAAFQRLAEATGYDIARLQTRFGASFEQVAHRLTTLSRPTARGVPFFLMRVDQAGNVSKRYASGAFPFARFGGACPRWRLHSAFRTPGKLVTQIIETPDGGRWFTLARTVDRQGHDGFGEPHDLAIGLGCELKDAHRLMYARGLDLTSPDVTPIGPACRLCHRHPCAERAAPPVDRPLRVDDWSKSVSPYPFGAL; from the coding sequence ATGGAAGGCTTGGTCGATCGCAAACTGTTTCTCGGCGCGCGCCTGAAGCGGCTGCGGCGCGACCGGGGCTTGACCCAGACGGCGATGGCGGGCGACCTCGGGGTTTCTCCCAGCTACCTGAACCACATCGAGCGCAATCAGCGGCCGGTTTCGGCCCAGCTCCTGCTGCGGCTCGCGGACGCTTATGACGTCGATCTGCGCCAGCTCGGGAAGGCGGGCCCGGCGGGCGAGGCGGAGCTGGCCGAGGCGCTGGCCGATCCCCTGTTCCAGGGTCTGAACGTCCCTCGCCATGAACTTCTGCAACTGACCGACGAGGCGCCCGCCGCCGCCGAGGCCTTGCTGCGGCTCTATCGCGCCTTCGCCAAGCAGAGGGACCGATCCCGCGCGGCGCTGATCGATGGCGGCGATACGACGGATGGCCCCTCCCCCGCCGACTGGGTGCGTGACCATATCCAGTCGAGGGCCAATCATTTTCCCGAACTGGATGCGCTGGGCGAGGCTCTGCACGCCGCACTGGACCCCAACCAGACCGGCGATGGCTTCGAGGCCTTGGCCCGCGCCCGGCTTCAGTCGCGCCACAACCTTCAGGTCCGCGTCATGCCGGCAGAGGTCATGGTGGAATGGACGCGACGATTCGATCCGCACCGGCGTCGCCTGCTGCTGTCCGAGACACTGGATTCGTCGTCCCGCGCCTTCGCCGTCGCCTATCAGCTGGCCCTGGCCGAGCACGAGGCCGAACTGAGCGCCCTGACCGACGCCGCCCGCGCGCCCGACGAAACGACCCGCGCCTTGATGAAGGTCGCCCTGACCAACACCCTCGCCGCCGCCATCCTGATGCCCTACGCCGCTTTCCAGAGGCTGGCCGAGGCGACAGGCTACGACATCGCCCGGCTGCAGACCCGCTTCGGCGCCTCATTCGAACAGGTCGCTCACCGGCTGACCACCCTGTCGCGCCCGACCGCGCGCGGCGTGCCCTTCTTCCTGATGCGGGTGGATCAGGCGGGCAATGTTTCCAAACGTTATGCCTCCGGCGCCTTTCCCTTCGCCCGCTTTGGCGGCGCCTGCCCCCGCTGGCGGCTGCACAGCGCGTTCCGCACGCCGGGCAAGCTGGTCACCCAGATCATCGAGACGCCGGACGGCGGCCGCTGGTTCACCCTGGCCCGCACCGTGGATCGTCAGGGCCACGACGGGTTCGGCGAGCCGCACGACCTCGCCATCGGGCTGGGCTGCGAGCTCAAGGACGCTCACCGCCTGATGTATGCGCGAGGGCTGGACCTGACCTCGCCAGATGTCACCCCCATCGGCCCCGCCTGCCGCCTGTGCCACCGCCACCCCTGCGCCGAGCGCGCCGCCCCGCCGGTGGACCGGCCCCTGCGCGTAGACGACTGGTCGAAGTCGGTCAGCCCCTATCCGTTCGGCGCGCTCTAG
- a CDS encoding WYL domain-containing protein, which produces MRHDKAVMVIELARRMAASAEGLTLDEMAFETGVGRRTAERMRDAVIMLFPSVEEVSDPPTKRWRIRGGLSAFEQAPTATELLELSKAAQGLRASGEASRAAALEGLERKLKSAMRSTTLNRLAPDLEALVRAETIAVQAGPRPSADEAMLATIRGAVLAQAPLGFTYSRPGAEARRRSVAPCGVMFGRANYLVAADRESGRIQTFRLDRMSAVEAQDGFAPPPPEFDLGVFASQSFGIYQDEIEDVVLRVSPEGAAEARGWRWHPTQTLEDEPDGSVVVRFRASGMRELAWHLFTWGEQVTIVGPQRLKAVMAGELAAAQRALDAAP; this is translated from the coding sequence TTGCGGCACGACAAGGCGGTGATGGTCATCGAACTGGCGCGGCGCATGGCGGCGTCGGCGGAGGGTTTGACGCTGGACGAGATGGCGTTCGAAACGGGGGTCGGCCGCCGCACCGCCGAGCGGATGCGCGACGCCGTCATCATGCTCTTCCCTTCGGTCGAGGAGGTTTCGGACCCGCCGACCAAACGCTGGCGAATCCGGGGCGGCCTTTCGGCCTTCGAGCAGGCCCCGACGGCGACCGAACTGCTGGAACTGTCCAAGGCGGCGCAGGGCCTGCGAGCCTCGGGCGAGGCCAGCCGGGCCGCCGCGCTGGAGGGGCTGGAGCGCAAGCTCAAGTCGGCGATGCGGTCGACGACGCTGAACCGGCTGGCCCCCGACCTGGAGGCCTTGGTCCGGGCGGAGACGATCGCGGTTCAGGCCGGGCCTCGCCCCAGCGCCGACGAGGCCATGCTGGCCACCATCCGGGGCGCGGTCCTGGCCCAGGCGCCGCTCGGATTCACCTATTCACGGCCGGGCGCGGAGGCGCGGCGTCGCAGCGTCGCCCCCTGCGGCGTCATGTTCGGCCGAGCCAACTATCTGGTCGCGGCGGACCGTGAGAGCGGCCGAATCCAGACCTTCCGCCTCGACCGGATGAGCGCGGTGGAAGCTCAGGACGGCTTCGCCCCGCCGCCGCCCGAATTCGACCTCGGCGTCTTCGCCAGCCAGTCTTTCGGCATCTATCAGGACGAGATCGAGGACGTCGTGCTGCGCGTCTCGCCAGAAGGCGCGGCCGAGGCGCGCGGCTGGCGCTGGCACCCGACCCAGACGCTGGAGGACGAACCGGACGGCTCGGTCGTGGTCCGGTTCCGGGCCTCCGGCATGCGCGAACTGGCCTGGCACCTGTTCACCTGGGGCGAACAGGTCACAATCGTCGGACCCCAGCGGCTGAAGGCGGTCATGGCCGGCGAGCTCGCGGCAGCCCAGCGCGCGCTGGACGCCGCGCCCTAG